One genomic region from Neoarius graeffei isolate fNeoGra1 chromosome 4, fNeoGra1.pri, whole genome shotgun sequence encodes:
- the smx5 gene encoding smx5 — MLFYSFFKSLVGKDVVVELKNDLSICGTLHSVDQYLNIKLTDISVTDPEKYPHMLSVKNCFIRGSVVRYVQLPADEVDTQLLQDAARKEAMQQKQ; from the exons ATG CTTTTTTACTCGTTCTTCAAGTCCTTGGTGGGTAAAGATGTGGTGGTGGAGTTAAAAAATGACTTGAG CATATGTGGAACCCTACACTCGGTAGATCAG TATCTGAACATCAAACTCACCGATATCAGTGTCACCGACCCTGAAAAGTATCCTCACATG TTGTCAGTGAAGAACTGCTTTATCCGGGGATCAGTGGTGCGGTATGTTCAGCTCCCGGCCGACGAGGTGGACACACAGCTATTACAGGATGCAGCACGCAAAGAAGCCATGCAACAGAAACAATGA
- the bcl6aa gene encoding BCL6A transcription repressor a isoform X3, which produces MQEVSRKALPDLDKMSCAADSCIQFTRHASDVLLNLNRMRSRDILTDVTILVNRQQFRAHKTVLMACSGLFYSIFTDSLKCNMNAISLDPKVDPEGFAVLLEFMYTSRLTLKESLIMSVMNTAIYLQMDHVVDTCHRFIKSSDSSIKLPREDFLVSPLLLPQDVHGYRPHEVVENMAGRTGCFRDGRSYGPIFNGVNTSNNSYHVYGQFPMQAFPFPLCKLTDTKNTFPDFAKGGVLQHKHCPPGDDFVLSSNGSHPSSCHSDAYSSRVLGRNDDMKRENLQGLAQSVVTSSRKHGLASLAQEHPRDVGKERAPLGEGELSQQPYSIGMASSGRKALIGSPQSPLKSDCQPNSPTESSSSKNAALSQTSQPLTPQGTQDPKARNWKKYKFIVLNQSTKEEESGAHEPEMRSPQRLAFHPSSESEQPDMQAASTKITDHGDDFTVPQASRLNNIINRSLEGSQRNGDSHSSLYMSHLKCTSCGSQSPQHSDVCPNTPGSRLNEEMAELHSEYSDSSCENGTYFCSECDSKFAEEEVLKRHMHQVHSDKPYKCDRCQAAFRYKGNLASHKTVHTGEKPYRCNICGAQFNRPANLKTHTRIHSGEKPYKCETCGARFVQVAHLRAHVLIHTGEKPYPCEICGTRFRHLQTLKSHLRIHTGEKPYHCEKCNLHFRHKSQLRLHLRQKHGAITNTKIQYRMATADLPDLTKVC; this is translated from the exons ATGCAAGAAGTTTCTAGGAAAGCACTACCag ATCTTGACAAAATGTCTTGTGCAGCAGACAGCTGCATCCAGTTCACACGCCATGCCAGCGATGTCCTGCTGAACCTGAACCGGATGCGCAGCAGGGATATCCTCACAGACGTCACCATTCTGGTCAACAGACAGCAGTTTCGTGCTCACAAGACTGTCCTCATGGCATGCAG TGGGCTCTTTTACTCAATATTCACTGACTCTCTAAAATGCAACATGAATGCTATCAGTCTGGACCCGAAGGTTGACCCAGAAGGCTTCGCAGTCCTCCTGGAGTTCATGTACACGTCCCGTCTCACGCTGAAGGAGAGCCTCATTATGTCGGTCATGAACACGGCCATCTACCTGCAGATGGACCACGTTGTCGACACCTGCCACAGATTCATTAAGTCCAG TGACTCCTCTATCAAACTGCCCAGAGAGGATTTCCTGGTCAGCCCTCTACTTTTACCTCAAGATGTTCACGGTTACAGGCCACATGAGGTTGTGGAGAACATGGCAGGACGAACCGGCTGTTTCCGTGACGGAAGGTCTTATGGTCCCATATTTAACGGAGTGAATACTTCCAACAACTCCTATCATGTTTATGGCCAGTTCCCCATGCAGGCTTTTCCTTTTCCTCTCTGTAAGCTGACGGACACCAAGAACACTTTCCCTGACTTTGCCAAAGGAGGCGTCCTCCAACACAAACACTGCCCGCCAGGTGATGACTTTGTGCTCAGCTCTAACGGCAGCCACCCGAGCTCATGCCACTCCGATGCCTACTCCTCCCGGGTGCTGGGGAGAAACGACGACATGAAAAGGGAGAACCTGCAAGGTTTGGCTCAGTCCGTTGTTACAAGTTCTCGAAAGCACGGACTCGCCAGCCTGGCCCAGGAACATCCGCGAGACGTAGGTAAAGAGCGGGCTCCTTTGGGTGAAGGTGAACTGAGCCAGCAGCCTTACTCTATTGGTATGGCCTCCAGTGGGCGCAAGGCTCTGATTGGCAGCCCGCAGAGCCCTTTAAAATCCGACTGCCAGCCCAATTCGCCCACAGAATCGAGCAGCAGCAAGAACGCCGCGCTCTCTCAAACCTCTCAGCCTCTGACACCACAGGGCACTCAGGACCCAAAGGCTCGCAACTGGAAAAAATATAAATTCATTGTGCTCAATCAGAGCACCAAGGAAGAAGAGAGTGGAGCTCATGAACCCGAGATGCGCTCACCACAGAGGCTGGCTTTTCATCCGTCATCTGAATCTGAGCAGCCAGACATGCAGGCTGCCAGCACGAAGATCACTGACCATGGAGATGACTTCACTGTGCCCCAAGCCAGCCGCCTCAACAATATTATTAACAG AAGTCTGGAGGGTTCCCAGAGGAATGGTGACAGCCACTCTTCTCTTTATATGAGCCACTTAAAGTGCACATCCTGTGGCTCACAGTCCCCACAACACTCAGACGTTTGTCCTAACACTCCCGGCTCGCGTCTGAATGAGGAGATGGCCGAGCTGCACTCGGAGTATTCTGACTCCAGCTGTG aaAACGGTACCTATTTTTGTAGTGAATGCGATTCCAAATTTGCCGAGGAGGAGGTCTTAAAACGCCACATGCATCAGGTGCACAGCGACAAGCCATATAAATGTGACCGTTGCCAAGCAGCATTCCGCTACAAGGGAAACCTTGCTAGTCACAAGACGGTACACACAG gagagaagccgtatcgatGCAACATCTGCGGTGCACAGTTCAATCGACCAGCTAACCTCAAGACCCACACACGCATCCATTCTGGAGAAAAGCCATACAAGTGTGAGACGTGTGGGGCTCGCTTCGTTCAG GTGGCTCACCTGCGCGCCCACGTCCTGatccatacaggagagaagccatatccctGCGAAATCTGTGGCACACGATTCCGGCACCTGCAGACGCTCAAGAGTCATCTGCGCATACACACGGGAGAAAAACCTTACCAT tgTGAGAAATGCAACTTGCACTTTCGCCATAAGAGCCAGCTTCGGCTGCACCTGCGACAGAAGCACGGTGCCATCACCAACACCAAGATCCAGTACCGTATGGCCACAGCAGATTTGCCAGATCTAACAAAGGTCTgctga
- the bcl6aa gene encoding BCL6A transcription repressor a isoform X2 yields the protein MSNIRLLALQNLNEKFKDLDKMSCAADSCIQFTRHASDVLLNLNRMRSRDILTDVTILVNRQQFRAHKTVLMACSGLFYSIFTDSLKCNMNAISLDPKVDPEGFAVLLEFMYTSRLTLKESLIMSVMNTAIYLQMDHVVDTCHRFIKSSDSSIKLPREDFLVSPLLLPQDVHGYRPHEVVENMAGRTGCFRDGRSYGPIFNGVNTSNNSYHVYGQFPMQAFPFPLCKLTDTKNTFPDFAKGGVLQHKHCPPGDDFVLSSNGSHPSSCHSDAYSSRVLGRNDDMKRENLQGLAQSVVTSSRKHGLASLAQEHPRDVGKERAPLGEGELSQQPYSIGMASSGRKALIGSPQSPLKSDCQPNSPTESSSSKNAALSQTSQPLTPQGTQDPKARNWKKYKFIVLNQSTKEEESGAHEPEMRSPQRLAFHPSSESEQPDMQAASTKITDHGDDFTVPQASRLNNIINSLEGSQRNGDSHSSLYMSHLKCTSCGSQSPQHSDVCPNTPGSRLNEEMAELHSEYSDSSCENGTYFCSECDSKFAEEEVLKRHMHQVHSDKPYKCDRCQAAFRYKGNLASHKTVHTGEKPYRCNICGAQFNRPANLKTHTRIHSGEKPYKCETCGARFVQVAHLRAHVLIHTGEKPYPCEICGTRFRHLQTLKSHLRIHTGEKPYHCEKCNLHFRHKSQLRLHLRQKHGAITNTKIQYRMATADLPDLTKVC from the exons ATGAGCAATATAAGACTTCTTGCTcttcaaaatctgaatgagaaattcaaag ATCTTGACAAAATGTCTTGTGCAGCAGACAGCTGCATCCAGTTCACACGCCATGCCAGCGATGTCCTGCTGAACCTGAACCGGATGCGCAGCAGGGATATCCTCACAGACGTCACCATTCTGGTCAACAGACAGCAGTTTCGTGCTCACAAGACTGTCCTCATGGCATGCAG TGGGCTCTTTTACTCAATATTCACTGACTCTCTAAAATGCAACATGAATGCTATCAGTCTGGACCCGAAGGTTGACCCAGAAGGCTTCGCAGTCCTCCTGGAGTTCATGTACACGTCCCGTCTCACGCTGAAGGAGAGCCTCATTATGTCGGTCATGAACACGGCCATCTACCTGCAGATGGACCACGTTGTCGACACCTGCCACAGATTCATTAAGTCCAG TGACTCCTCTATCAAACTGCCCAGAGAGGATTTCCTGGTCAGCCCTCTACTTTTACCTCAAGATGTTCACGGTTACAGGCCACATGAGGTTGTGGAGAACATGGCAGGACGAACCGGCTGTTTCCGTGACGGAAGGTCTTATGGTCCCATATTTAACGGAGTGAATACTTCCAACAACTCCTATCATGTTTATGGCCAGTTCCCCATGCAGGCTTTTCCTTTTCCTCTCTGTAAGCTGACGGACACCAAGAACACTTTCCCTGACTTTGCCAAAGGAGGCGTCCTCCAACACAAACACTGCCCGCCAGGTGATGACTTTGTGCTCAGCTCTAACGGCAGCCACCCGAGCTCATGCCACTCCGATGCCTACTCCTCCCGGGTGCTGGGGAGAAACGACGACATGAAAAGGGAGAACCTGCAAGGTTTGGCTCAGTCCGTTGTTACAAGTTCTCGAAAGCACGGACTCGCCAGCCTGGCCCAGGAACATCCGCGAGACGTAGGTAAAGAGCGGGCTCCTTTGGGTGAAGGTGAACTGAGCCAGCAGCCTTACTCTATTGGTATGGCCTCCAGTGGGCGCAAGGCTCTGATTGGCAGCCCGCAGAGCCCTTTAAAATCCGACTGCCAGCCCAATTCGCCCACAGAATCGAGCAGCAGCAAGAACGCCGCGCTCTCTCAAACCTCTCAGCCTCTGACACCACAGGGCACTCAGGACCCAAAGGCTCGCAACTGGAAAAAATATAAATTCATTGTGCTCAATCAGAGCACCAAGGAAGAAGAGAGTGGAGCTCATGAACCCGAGATGCGCTCACCACAGAGGCTGGCTTTTCATCCGTCATCTGAATCTGAGCAGCCAGACATGCAGGCTGCCAGCACGAAGATCACTGACCATGGAGATGACTTCACTGTGCCCCAAGCCAGCCGCCTCAACAATATTATTAACAG TCTGGAGGGTTCCCAGAGGAATGGTGACAGCCACTCTTCTCTTTATATGAGCCACTTAAAGTGCACATCCTGTGGCTCACAGTCCCCACAACACTCAGACGTTTGTCCTAACACTCCCGGCTCGCGTCTGAATGAGGAGATGGCCGAGCTGCACTCGGAGTATTCTGACTCCAGCTGTG aaAACGGTACCTATTTTTGTAGTGAATGCGATTCCAAATTTGCCGAGGAGGAGGTCTTAAAACGCCACATGCATCAGGTGCACAGCGACAAGCCATATAAATGTGACCGTTGCCAAGCAGCATTCCGCTACAAGGGAAACCTTGCTAGTCACAAGACGGTACACACAG gagagaagccgtatcgatGCAACATCTGCGGTGCACAGTTCAATCGACCAGCTAACCTCAAGACCCACACACGCATCCATTCTGGAGAAAAGCCATACAAGTGTGAGACGTGTGGGGCTCGCTTCGTTCAG GTGGCTCACCTGCGCGCCCACGTCCTGatccatacaggagagaagccatatccctGCGAAATCTGTGGCACACGATTCCGGCACCTGCAGACGCTCAAGAGTCATCTGCGCATACACACGGGAGAAAAACCTTACCAT tgTGAGAAATGCAACTTGCACTTTCGCCATAAGAGCCAGCTTCGGCTGCACCTGCGACAGAAGCACGGTGCCATCACCAACACCAAGATCCAGTACCGTATGGCCACAGCAGATTTGCCAGATCTAACAAAGGTCTgctga
- the bcl6aa gene encoding BCL6A transcription repressor a isoform X1, translating to MSNIRLLALQNLNEKFKDLDKMSCAADSCIQFTRHASDVLLNLNRMRSRDILTDVTILVNRQQFRAHKTVLMACSGLFYSIFTDSLKCNMNAISLDPKVDPEGFAVLLEFMYTSRLTLKESLIMSVMNTAIYLQMDHVVDTCHRFIKSSDSSIKLPREDFLVSPLLLPQDVHGYRPHEVVENMAGRTGCFRDGRSYGPIFNGVNTSNNSYHVYGQFPMQAFPFPLCKLTDTKNTFPDFAKGGVLQHKHCPPGDDFVLSSNGSHPSSCHSDAYSSRVLGRNDDMKRENLQGLAQSVVTSSRKHGLASLAQEHPRDVGKERAPLGEGELSQQPYSIGMASSGRKALIGSPQSPLKSDCQPNSPTESSSSKNAALSQTSQPLTPQGTQDPKARNWKKYKFIVLNQSTKEEESGAHEPEMRSPQRLAFHPSSESEQPDMQAASTKITDHGDDFTVPQASRLNNIINRSLEGSQRNGDSHSSLYMSHLKCTSCGSQSPQHSDVCPNTPGSRLNEEMAELHSEYSDSSCENGTYFCSECDSKFAEEEVLKRHMHQVHSDKPYKCDRCQAAFRYKGNLASHKTVHTGEKPYRCNICGAQFNRPANLKTHTRIHSGEKPYKCETCGARFVQVAHLRAHVLIHTGEKPYPCEICGTRFRHLQTLKSHLRIHTGEKPYHCEKCNLHFRHKSQLRLHLRQKHGAITNTKIQYRMATADLPDLTKVC from the exons ATGAGCAATATAAGACTTCTTGCTcttcaaaatctgaatgagaaattcaaag ATCTTGACAAAATGTCTTGTGCAGCAGACAGCTGCATCCAGTTCACACGCCATGCCAGCGATGTCCTGCTGAACCTGAACCGGATGCGCAGCAGGGATATCCTCACAGACGTCACCATTCTGGTCAACAGACAGCAGTTTCGTGCTCACAAGACTGTCCTCATGGCATGCAG TGGGCTCTTTTACTCAATATTCACTGACTCTCTAAAATGCAACATGAATGCTATCAGTCTGGACCCGAAGGTTGACCCAGAAGGCTTCGCAGTCCTCCTGGAGTTCATGTACACGTCCCGTCTCACGCTGAAGGAGAGCCTCATTATGTCGGTCATGAACACGGCCATCTACCTGCAGATGGACCACGTTGTCGACACCTGCCACAGATTCATTAAGTCCAG TGACTCCTCTATCAAACTGCCCAGAGAGGATTTCCTGGTCAGCCCTCTACTTTTACCTCAAGATGTTCACGGTTACAGGCCACATGAGGTTGTGGAGAACATGGCAGGACGAACCGGCTGTTTCCGTGACGGAAGGTCTTATGGTCCCATATTTAACGGAGTGAATACTTCCAACAACTCCTATCATGTTTATGGCCAGTTCCCCATGCAGGCTTTTCCTTTTCCTCTCTGTAAGCTGACGGACACCAAGAACACTTTCCCTGACTTTGCCAAAGGAGGCGTCCTCCAACACAAACACTGCCCGCCAGGTGATGACTTTGTGCTCAGCTCTAACGGCAGCCACCCGAGCTCATGCCACTCCGATGCCTACTCCTCCCGGGTGCTGGGGAGAAACGACGACATGAAAAGGGAGAACCTGCAAGGTTTGGCTCAGTCCGTTGTTACAAGTTCTCGAAAGCACGGACTCGCCAGCCTGGCCCAGGAACATCCGCGAGACGTAGGTAAAGAGCGGGCTCCTTTGGGTGAAGGTGAACTGAGCCAGCAGCCTTACTCTATTGGTATGGCCTCCAGTGGGCGCAAGGCTCTGATTGGCAGCCCGCAGAGCCCTTTAAAATCCGACTGCCAGCCCAATTCGCCCACAGAATCGAGCAGCAGCAAGAACGCCGCGCTCTCTCAAACCTCTCAGCCTCTGACACCACAGGGCACTCAGGACCCAAAGGCTCGCAACTGGAAAAAATATAAATTCATTGTGCTCAATCAGAGCACCAAGGAAGAAGAGAGTGGAGCTCATGAACCCGAGATGCGCTCACCACAGAGGCTGGCTTTTCATCCGTCATCTGAATCTGAGCAGCCAGACATGCAGGCTGCCAGCACGAAGATCACTGACCATGGAGATGACTTCACTGTGCCCCAAGCCAGCCGCCTCAACAATATTATTAACAG AAGTCTGGAGGGTTCCCAGAGGAATGGTGACAGCCACTCTTCTCTTTATATGAGCCACTTAAAGTGCACATCCTGTGGCTCACAGTCCCCACAACACTCAGACGTTTGTCCTAACACTCCCGGCTCGCGTCTGAATGAGGAGATGGCCGAGCTGCACTCGGAGTATTCTGACTCCAGCTGTG aaAACGGTACCTATTTTTGTAGTGAATGCGATTCCAAATTTGCCGAGGAGGAGGTCTTAAAACGCCACATGCATCAGGTGCACAGCGACAAGCCATATAAATGTGACCGTTGCCAAGCAGCATTCCGCTACAAGGGAAACCTTGCTAGTCACAAGACGGTACACACAG gagagaagccgtatcgatGCAACATCTGCGGTGCACAGTTCAATCGACCAGCTAACCTCAAGACCCACACACGCATCCATTCTGGAGAAAAGCCATACAAGTGTGAGACGTGTGGGGCTCGCTTCGTTCAG GTGGCTCACCTGCGCGCCCACGTCCTGatccatacaggagagaagccatatccctGCGAAATCTGTGGCACACGATTCCGGCACCTGCAGACGCTCAAGAGTCATCTGCGCATACACACGGGAGAAAAACCTTACCAT tgTGAGAAATGCAACTTGCACTTTCGCCATAAGAGCCAGCTTCGGCTGCACCTGCGACAGAAGCACGGTGCCATCACCAACACCAAGATCCAGTACCGTATGGCCACAGCAGATTTGCCAGATCTAACAAAGGTCTgctga